One genomic segment of Bradyrhizobium diazoefficiens includes these proteins:
- a CDS encoding DUF6285 domain-containing protein, which produces MQDEPTPIELTKTVADFLRGDIMPLISGHQAFKLRVAINILDLVTRQLTQEAGSDAKEVERLRALLSMDGSVIELNRALAERIAKGEVDLATPGLAEHLWQTTMDKLAVDQPNYASYKRELGRGG; this is translated from the coding sequence ATGCAGGACGAACCGACACCGATCGAGCTGACCAAGACCGTCGCCGATTTCCTCCGGGGCGACATCATGCCACTGATCTCTGGTCATCAGGCATTCAAGCTGCGCGTCGCGATCAACATCCTCGACCTCGTCACGCGGCAGCTGACGCAGGAGGCGGGGAGCGACGCAAAGGAAGTCGAGCGGCTGCGCGCGCTGCTCAGCATGGATGGATCGGTGATCGAGCTCAACCGCGCGCTCGCCGAGCGCATTGCGAAAGGCGAAGTCGATCTCGCAACGCCGGGCCTCGCCGAGCATCTGTGGCAGACGACAATGGATAAGCTCGCAGTCGATCAGCCGAACTATGCATCCTACAAGCGCGAGCTGGGGCGAGGCGGGTAG
- a CDS encoding phosphotransferase family protein, producing MIEAELSRSVRRWCKGATGATSAAKLSGGASQETWRFDIVHPDGPIGAILRRSPKGYGAAPTRAAGLAAEAQLMQLAYEAGVPSPRVMHVLTPEDDLGTGFIMQRIEGETIARKILRDDEFAAARPRLARQIGGVLAGLHKLPQDKLPALRSRSASEEIGEFERDYRSLNWPKPVFELALRWLRDHDPGPSDETTLVHGDFRNGNLVIGADGLRAVLDWELAHLGDPMEDLGWVCVNSWRFGEIDKPAGGFGSREELFAGYEAAGRKVDAARVTFWEVMGTLRWGIMCGGMMQRFREGPDHSMERAMIGRRASETEIDLLRLLAPRGG from the coding sequence ATGATCGAGGCGGAGCTTTCGCGCAGCGTCCGGCGCTGGTGCAAAGGCGCGACCGGCGCGACCTCCGCGGCAAAGCTGTCCGGCGGCGCCAGTCAGGAGACCTGGCGCTTCGACATCGTGCATCCCGATGGGCCGATCGGCGCCATCCTGCGCCGATCGCCGAAGGGCTATGGCGCCGCGCCGACGCGTGCGGCGGGCCTCGCTGCCGAGGCGCAGTTGATGCAACTCGCCTATGAGGCCGGCGTACCGTCACCGCGCGTGATGCATGTGCTTACGCCGGAGGACGATCTCGGCACCGGATTCATCATGCAGCGCATCGAGGGCGAAACCATCGCCCGCAAGATTCTGCGCGACGATGAATTCGCGGCTGCGCGGCCGCGTCTGGCGCGGCAGATCGGCGGTGTGCTCGCTGGCCTGCACAAGCTGCCGCAGGATAAATTGCCCGCCTTGCGCAGCAGATCGGCGAGCGAGGAGATCGGCGAGTTCGAGCGCGACTATCGGAGCCTCAATTGGCCGAAGCCGGTGTTCGAATTGGCGCTGCGCTGGCTGCGCGACCATGATCCCGGTCCATCGGACGAGACAACGCTGGTGCACGGCGATTTCCGCAACGGCAATCTGGTCATTGGCGCTGACGGGTTGCGTGCCGTGCTCGACTGGGAGCTTGCCCATCTCGGCGATCCCATGGAGGATCTCGGCTGGGTCTGCGTCAACTCCTGGCGCTTTGGCGAGATCGACAAGCCCGCTGGTGGGTTTGGCTCGCGTGAAGAGCTGTTCGCCGGCTACGAGGCGGCAGGCCGCAAGGTCGATGCGGCGCGCGTGACATTTTGGGAAGTGATGGGGACGCTGCGCTGGGGCATCATGTGCGGCGGCATGATGCAGCGGTTTCGCGAGGGGCCGGATCATTCCATGGAGCGCGCCATGATTGGCCGCCGCGCCAGCGAGACCGAGATCGATCTGCTGCGGCTGCTCGCGCCGCGGGGAGGCTAG
- a CDS encoding enoyl-CoA hydratase/isomerase has product MQFKHVTLDFDGSVAILRLDHQEVMNAVSVDMLGGLAEALDAIEEKKDEVRCVVLTGAGRAFCTGANLQGRNSQSKKTKAGLTLETGFHPFLRRIRNLHCPIVTAVNGPAAGAGMSFALLGDMILCARSSYFLQAFRRIGLAPDCGSTWLLPRLVGRARSIELSLMGERLPAEKALEWGLVNRVYDDGVLMEEAMKLARDLASGPTVALSLIRKLYWDSPENSFEDQLNLEFQCQLRAGDTDDFREGVGAFLEKRPAQFKGK; this is encoded by the coding sequence ATGCAGTTCAAACATGTCACGCTCGATTTCGATGGCTCGGTCGCAATCCTCAGGCTCGACCATCAGGAGGTGATGAACGCGGTCTCCGTCGACATGCTCGGCGGCCTTGCCGAGGCGCTCGACGCCATCGAGGAGAAGAAGGACGAGGTGCGCTGCGTCGTGCTGACCGGCGCGGGGCGGGCGTTCTGCACCGGCGCGAACCTGCAAGGCCGCAACAGCCAGTCGAAGAAGACCAAGGCCGGCCTGACGCTGGAGACCGGTTTCCATCCGTTCCTGCGCCGCATCCGCAACCTGCATTGCCCCATCGTCACCGCGGTCAATGGGCCGGCGGCGGGTGCCGGCATGAGCTTCGCGCTGCTCGGCGACATGATCCTGTGCGCGCGGTCCTCCTACTTCCTTCAGGCGTTCCGCCGCATCGGCCTCGCGCCGGATTGCGGGTCGACGTGGCTGCTGCCGCGCCTGGTCGGCCGGGCGCGTTCGATCGAATTGTCGCTGATGGGCGAGCGGCTGCCGGCCGAAAAGGCGCTGGAATGGGGCCTCGTCAACCGCGTCTACGACGATGGCGTGCTGATGGAGGAGGCGATGAAGCTCGCGCGCGATCTCGCGAGCGGCCCGACGGTGGCGCTGTCGCTGATCCGCAAACTGTACTGGGACAGCCCGGAAAATTCCTTCGAGGACCAGCTCAATCTCGAATTCCAGTGCCAGCTCCGTGCCGGCGATACGGATGATTTCCGCGAAGGTGTCGGCGCGTTCCTGGAGAAGCGTCCGGCGCAGTTCAAAGGCAAATGA
- a CDS encoding SDR family NAD(P)-dependent oxidoreductase, with protein sequence MNLFDLSGRVAVITGGNGGIGLGIAQALAGQGCNVSIWGRNADKNKAAAASMAGLPGKVDSRVCDVTDPASVNAAMKATLDIFGRVDGCFANAGIGGGGRRSFIERTEEEWRTMFSTNLDGVFHAFQAAAKHMTERANAGDPFGRLVATSSLASIFGTARNEHYAATKAAINALVRALGVELARHGVTANAILPGWIKSDMTAGLMGNQKFVANVMPRIPVRRFGEASDFGGIAVYLMSKASSYHTADTFVIDGGYTAF encoded by the coding sequence ATGAACCTTTTCGACCTCTCCGGCCGCGTCGCGGTGATCACCGGCGGCAATGGCGGCATCGGGCTCGGCATCGCGCAGGCGCTGGCCGGCCAGGGCTGCAACGTCTCGATCTGGGGCCGCAATGCCGACAAGAACAAGGCCGCAGCCGCGAGCATGGCGGGGCTGCCAGGCAAGGTCGATAGCCGCGTCTGCGACGTCACCGATCCAGCCTCGGTCAACGCCGCGATGAAGGCGACGCTCGACATTTTCGGCCGGGTCGACGGCTGCTTTGCCAATGCCGGAATCGGCGGCGGCGGCCGCAGGTCCTTCATCGAGCGCACCGAGGAGGAATGGCGCACGATGTTTTCGACCAATCTCGACGGCGTCTTCCACGCGTTCCAGGCCGCCGCGAAGCACATGACCGAGCGCGCCAACGCCGGCGATCCGTTCGGCCGGCTGGTTGCAACCTCGAGTCTCGCTTCGATCTTCGGCACCGCCCGCAACGAGCACTATGCCGCGACCAAGGCTGCCATCAACGCGCTGGTGCGCGCGCTCGGCGTCGAGCTGGCGCGTCATGGCGTCACCGCGAACGCGATCCTGCCGGGCTGGATCAAGAGCGACATGACCGCGGGACTCATGGGCAACCAAAAATTCGTCGCCAACGTGATGCCGCGCATTCCGGTGCGGCGCTTCGGCGAAGCATCCGATTTCGGCGGCATCGCGGTGTATCTGATGAGCAAGGCATCGTCGTATCACACCGCCGACACGTTCGTGATCGACGGCGGCTATACCGCGTTTTGA
- a CDS encoding VOC family protein: MFSHIMIGTNDLDKAKTFYDTLLGTLEVRPARVDGHRIFYITKTGVFSVTKPINGEPATCANGGTIGFAANSPEQVDKWHATGVAAGGTPIENPPGIREGAGNKLYIAYLRDLDGNKICAMHRMQS, translated from the coding sequence ATGTTCTCACACATCATGATCGGCACCAACGATCTCGACAAGGCCAAGACGTTCTACGACACGCTGCTCGGCACGCTCGAGGTGCGGCCGGCACGGGTCGACGGGCACCGCATCTTCTACATCACCAAGACCGGCGTGTTCTCAGTGACAAAACCGATCAACGGCGAGCCGGCGACCTGTGCGAATGGCGGCACGATCGGCTTTGCCGCCAACTCACCTGAGCAGGTCGACAAGTGGCACGCGACCGGCGTCGCGGCCGGCGGAACGCCGATCGAGAATCCGCCCGGCATCCGCGAGGGCGCGGGGAACAAGCTCTATATCGCCTATTTGCGCGATCTCGACGGCAACAAGATCTGCGCGATGCACCGGATGCAGAGCTGA
- a CDS encoding acyl-CoA dehydrogenase family protein has translation MTKHTYIPRTTNYTLNPGDELNDLRMSDQVRPLYDHVRKFIRDTVEPMSIEFAKAGEGKEDRWSFTPKQLEVLEKAKNKAKQEGLWNFFLPDDETGQGLKNLDYAYIASELGKSPLASETMNCSAPDTGNMEVLERVGTKEQKEKWLKPLLNGEIRSAYVMTEPNVASSDAKNISTTAKLVGDEWVINGEKYYISGLGDPRCKILIVMVKTNPDAAPSKQQSQILVPRDTPGVEVLGPMYVFGQDHAPRGHMHMRFNNVRVPKENILLGEGRGFEISQLRLGPGRIHHCMRTIGKAEKALDLMVQRGLTREAFGKKIAHLGGNMQIIAQARCEIEAMRLMVLKAAKAMDVLGNKEARVWVSMVKAMVPERACKIIDQAIQMHGATGISHWTPLAEMYQDVRHLRFADGPDEVHWMVVGRHELSMA, from the coding sequence ATGACAAAGCACACCTACATTCCGCGCACCACCAACTACACGCTCAATCCCGGCGACGAGCTCAACGACCTCCGCATGTCGGACCAGGTCCGGCCGCTCTACGATCACGTCAGGAAATTCATCCGCGACACCGTCGAGCCGATGTCGATCGAGTTCGCCAAGGCCGGCGAAGGCAAGGAAGACCGCTGGAGCTTCACGCCGAAGCAGCTCGAGGTGCTGGAGAAGGCCAAGAACAAGGCCAAGCAGGAAGGCCTCTGGAATTTCTTTCTGCCGGATGACGAGACCGGCCAGGGCCTGAAGAATCTCGACTATGCCTACATCGCATCCGAGCTCGGCAAGAGCCCGCTGGCCTCCGAGACTATGAACTGCTCGGCGCCGGACACCGGCAACATGGAGGTGCTGGAGCGCGTCGGCACCAAGGAGCAGAAGGAGAAGTGGCTGAAGCCGCTGCTCAACGGCGAGATCCGCTCGGCCTATGTCATGACCGAACCGAACGTCGCCTCCTCCGACGCCAAGAACATCTCGACCACCGCAAAACTCGTCGGCGACGAATGGGTCATCAATGGCGAGAAGTATTACATCTCGGGTCTCGGCGATCCCCGCTGCAAGATCCTGATCGTGATGGTCAAGACCAATCCGGATGCGGCGCCGAGCAAGCAGCAGTCGCAGATCCTGGTGCCGCGCGACACGCCCGGCGTCGAGGTGCTCGGCCCCATGTATGTGTTCGGCCAGGACCACGCCCCGCGCGGCCACATGCACATGCGCTTCAACAATGTCCGGGTGCCGAAGGAGAACATCCTGCTCGGCGAGGGCCGTGGCTTCGAGATCTCGCAGCTCCGGCTCGGACCGGGCCGCATCCATCACTGCATGCGCACCATCGGCAAGGCCGAGAAGGCGCTGGATTTGATGGTGCAGCGGGGCCTCACCCGCGAAGCCTTCGGCAAGAAGATCGCCCATCTCGGCGGCAACATGCAGATCATCGCGCAGGCGCGCTGCGAGATCGAGGCGATGCGGCTGATGGTCTTGAAGGCGGCCAAGGCGATGGACGTGCTCGGCAACAAGGAGGCCCGCGTCTGGGTCTCGATGGTCAAGGCCATGGTGCCGGAGCGCGCCTGCAAAATCATCGACCAGGCGATCCAGATGCACGGCGCCACCGGCATCTCGCATTGGACCCCGCTCGCCGAGATGTACCAGGACGTGCGCCATCTGCGCTTCGCCGACGGTCCGGACGAGGTGCACTGGATGGTGGTCGGCCGCCACGAGCTGAGCATGGCGTAA
- the yghU gene encoding glutathione-dependent disulfide-bond oxidoreductase: MTDAPAYEPPKVWTWNKENGGQFASINRPIAGPTHDKELPVGKHPLQLYSLATPNGVKVTVMLEELLALGHKRAEYDAWLIRIGNGDQFGSGFVDINPNSKIPALMDRSGPEPIRVFESGSILFYLAEKFGAFLPKDIKTRTEAMSWLFWQMGSAPYLGGGFGHFYAYAPFKIEYAIDRFAMEVKRQLDVLDRRLADNEYLAGKEYTIADMAVWPWYGALAKGLVYGAGEFLSVQDYKNVQRWTDQIAKRPAVKRGRMVNRVSGDPASQLHERHDASDFETKTQDKIAPAS, translated from the coding sequence ATGACCGACGCCCCCGCTTACGAGCCGCCCAAGGTCTGGACCTGGAACAAGGAGAACGGCGGCCAGTTCGCCAGCATCAACCGGCCCATTGCCGGCCCCACTCACGACAAGGAGCTGCCGGTCGGCAAGCATCCGCTTCAGCTCTACTCGCTGGCGACGCCGAACGGGGTGAAGGTCACGGTGATGCTGGAGGAGCTTCTGGCGCTCGGCCACAAGAGGGCCGAATACGACGCCTGGCTGATCAGGATCGGCAATGGCGACCAGTTCGGCAGCGGCTTTGTCGACATCAACCCGAACTCGAAAATCCCGGCGCTGATGGATCGCTCCGGCCCGGAGCCGATCCGGGTGTTCGAATCCGGCTCGATCCTGTTTTATCTCGCCGAGAAGTTCGGCGCCTTCCTGCCGAAGGACATCAAGACGCGTACCGAAGCGATGTCGTGGCTGTTCTGGCAGATGGGCAGCGCGCCCTATCTCGGCGGTGGTTTCGGCCACTTCTACGCCTATGCGCCATTCAAGATCGAATACGCCATCGACCGCTTCGCGATGGAGGTCAAGCGCCAGCTCGACGTGCTCGATCGTCGCCTCGCCGACAACGAATACCTCGCGGGCAAGGAGTACACGATCGCCGACATGGCGGTGTGGCCCTGGTACGGAGCGCTCGCCAAGGGGCTGGTCTACGGCGCCGGCGAATTCTTGTCGGTGCAGGACTACAAGAACGTGCAGCGCTGGACGGACCAGATCGCCAAGCGTCCCGCGGTGAAGCGTGGCCGCATGGTCAATCGGGTCTCCGGCGATCCCGCCAGCCAGCTCCACGAGCGCCACGACGCCAGCGACTTCGAGACGAAGACGCAGGACAAGATCGCACCGGCGTCTTAG
- a CDS encoding flavin-containing monooxygenase, with translation MSPAQASPVQTAEAYDVVIVGAGFAGLYMLHRLRGLGVSARVYEQGGGVGGTWYWNRYPGARCDVESMQYSYSFSEELQQEWDWSERYAPQPEILKYANHVADRFDLRRDIQFNTRVEHAAFDERANIWSVTTSDGKTVQAQFVVLATGCLSNARKPDIKGLENFKGPVYHTGNWPYEDVDFTGLRVGLIGTGSSGIQSAPIIAEQAKHLTVFQRTANFSIPARNAALTAAERDAFRKNYPEIRRLAREVARNGIYAEQPDRGALDDVEEVRRSKYEARWERGGLTFMYVYNNLGLDRTANDTAANYVRGKIAEIVKDPATAKLLQPNSHPIGTKRICIDTDYFATFNRPNVSLVDIKTDPIEEITANAVRVAGKDHEVDALVMATGFDAMTGSVAKIDIHGRGGRTLNQKWAEGPKTYLGLMSAGFPNLFIITGPGSPSVLSNMIVSIEQHVDWIADCLVHMRGQGLATIEAGRDAEEQWVAHVNEVAHGTLYPQANSWYMGANIPGKPRIFMPYIGGVGVYRRICDEVAAKGYEGFVMEAEAQPLKAVTG, from the coding sequence ATGTCGCCAGCGCAAGCGAGTCCGGTTCAGACTGCGGAAGCCTACGACGTGGTCATCGTCGGCGCGGGCTTTGCCGGCCTGTACATGCTGCACCGGTTGCGCGGGCTCGGCGTCTCGGCGCGCGTCTATGAGCAGGGCGGCGGCGTCGGCGGCACCTGGTACTGGAACCGCTATCCCGGCGCGCGCTGCGACGTCGAGAGCATGCAGTATTCCTATTCGTTCTCGGAAGAGCTCCAGCAGGAATGGGACTGGAGCGAACGCTACGCGCCGCAACCAGAGATCCTGAAATACGCCAACCACGTCGCCGACCGTTTTGACCTGCGCCGCGACATCCAGTTCAACACCCGCGTCGAGCACGCCGCGTTCGACGAACGCGCGAACATCTGGTCGGTGACTACGTCCGACGGCAAGACGGTTCAGGCGCAGTTCGTCGTGCTCGCCACCGGCTGCCTCTCCAATGCGCGCAAGCCCGACATCAAGGGCCTCGAAAACTTCAAAGGCCCTGTCTACCACACCGGCAACTGGCCGTATGAAGACGTCGACTTCACCGGCCTGCGCGTCGGTCTCATCGGCACGGGGTCGTCAGGCATCCAGTCGGCGCCCATCATCGCCGAACAAGCGAAGCATCTCACCGTGTTTCAGCGCACGGCGAACTTCTCGATCCCCGCCCGCAATGCGGCGCTCACCGCCGCGGAGCGCGATGCGTTCCGCAAGAACTATCCGGAAATCCGCCGCCTCGCCCGCGAGGTCGCGCGCAACGGCATCTATGCCGAGCAGCCGGATCGCGGCGCGCTTGACGACGTCGAGGAGGTCAGGCGTTCGAAGTACGAAGCGCGCTGGGAGCGCGGCGGGCTGACGTTCATGTACGTCTACAACAATCTCGGTCTCGATCGCACCGCGAACGACACCGCGGCCAACTACGTCCGCGGCAAGATCGCCGAGATCGTGAAGGATCCCGCGACGGCAAAGCTGCTCCAGCCCAACAGCCATCCGATCGGCACCAAGCGGATCTGCATCGACACGGATTACTTCGCCACCTTCAACCGGCCGAATGTCTCGCTGGTCGACATCAAGACCGATCCGATCGAGGAGATCACCGCGAATGCGGTGCGTGTCGCAGGCAAAGATCACGAGGTCGATGCGCTGGTGATGGCGACCGGCTTCGACGCCATGACCGGCTCGGTCGCGAAGATCGACATTCATGGCCGCGGCGGGCGGACGCTGAACCAGAAATGGGCAGAGGGCCCGAAGACCTATCTCGGGCTGATGAGCGCCGGTTTTCCCAATCTCTTCATCATCACCGGTCCCGGCAGTCCGTCGGTGCTCTCGAACATGATCGTCTCGATCGAGCAGCATGTCGACTGGATCGCCGACTGCCTCGTCCACATGCGCGGGCAGGGCCTTGCCACCATCGAGGCGGGCCGAGACGCCGAGGAGCAATGGGTCGCCCATGTCAACGAGGTCGCCCACGGCACGCTCTATCCGCAGGCCAATTCCTGGTACATGGGGGCCAACATCCCGGGCAAGCCGCGCATCTTCATGCCTTATATCGGCGGCGTCGGCGTCTACCGCCGGATCTGCGACGAGGTCGCGGCGAAGGGATATGAGGGATTCGTGATGGAGGCCGAGGCTCAGCCGCTCAAGGCGGTGACGGGCTAG
- a CDS encoding nitronate monooxygenase, whose product MKSPICDMLDIEFPLLAFSHCRDVVAAVSRAGGFGVLGATAHTPDTLERELKWIDEHVDGKPYGIDVLIPENISTAGEKDVTWKSLEARVPQQHRAYTRDLLKKYDIELTTTDVADNQPQPFDAKTALELLEVSFNHPIRLIANALGVPPKAMIEMGKTHGVPVAALVGAKEHALRQVAAGVDILVVQGTEAGGHCGEVSTMVLVPEVIKAIKNIRDVPVLAAGGIMTGRQMAACMAMGAAGAWTGSVWLATVEAETSEIFREKMIAASSRDAIRSKGRTGKPARQLRSVWTDAWDRAPESPGALPMPLQSIISRDAFNSIDRAAASGNAKARDLVSYFVGQGVGLIDSVKSAGAVVQEFKEEFAEAVEHMNALVAE is encoded by the coding sequence ATGAAATCGCCGATCTGCGACATGCTGGACATCGAATTCCCGCTGCTCGCCTTCAGCCATTGCCGCGATGTCGTTGCCGCGGTCAGCCGCGCCGGCGGCTTTGGCGTGCTCGGCGCCACTGCGCATACGCCGGACACGCTCGAACGCGAGCTGAAATGGATCGACGAGCACGTCGACGGCAAGCCCTACGGCATCGACGTGCTGATCCCGGAAAACATCTCGACCGCGGGCGAGAAGGACGTCACCTGGAAGAGCCTGGAAGCGCGCGTGCCGCAGCAGCACCGCGCCTACACGCGCGATCTCCTGAAGAAATACGACATCGAGCTGACCACCACTGATGTCGCCGACAACCAGCCGCAGCCGTTCGATGCCAAGACGGCGCTGGAGCTGCTCGAGGTCTCCTTCAATCATCCGATCCGGCTGATCGCCAATGCGCTCGGCGTACCGCCGAAGGCGATGATCGAGATGGGCAAGACCCACGGCGTGCCGGTCGCAGCCCTCGTCGGCGCCAAGGAGCACGCGCTGCGCCAGGTCGCGGCCGGGGTCGATATCCTCGTGGTGCAGGGCACCGAAGCCGGCGGCCATTGCGGCGAGGTCTCGACCATGGTGCTGGTGCCGGAGGTGATCAAGGCGATCAAGAATATCCGCGACGTGCCGGTGCTGGCGGCCGGCGGCATCATGACGGGCCGGCAGATGGCCGCCTGCATGGCGATGGGTGCGGCGGGCGCATGGACCGGCTCGGTGTGGCTCGCCACGGTCGAAGCCGAGACCAGCGAGATCTTTCGCGAGAAGATGATCGCGGCCTCCTCGCGCGACGCGATCCGCTCGAAGGGACGCACCGGAAAGCCGGCGCGGCAATTGCGCTCGGTCTGGACCGACGCCTGGGACCGCGCGCCGGAAAGTCCTGGCGCATTGCCGATGCCGCTGCAAAGCATCATCAGCCGCGATGCCTTCAACTCCATCGACCGCGCCGCGGCGAGCGGCAACGCCAAGGCGCGCGATCTCGTCAGTTATTTCGTCGGCCAAGGCGTCGGCCTGATCGACAGCGTGAAGTCGGCCGGCGCGGTGGTGCAGGAGTTCAAGGAAGAGTTCGCCGAAGCCGTCGAGCACATGAATGCACTGGTGGCGGAGTGA
- a CDS encoding acetyl-CoA acetyltransferase, whose protein sequence is MTAISPDRIPVIVGIGEIVDRPKEIIEGLEPLDLLEQALRRAEQDAGAKLLGEVQSLDVVNFLSWRYRDPEKLLAQRLGISPAHCYYGPVGGESPIRYIHEAAKRIARGECTVAAVCGAEAQSTATKAERAGAKLPWTPFAHDVEEPKRGAAFQKPLAVKLGVFRPVTVYPFYEAASSAHWGQTPREAMAESGTLWSRYSEAAAQNPNAWLKRRHAPEEITTPTADNRLIAWPYNKLMVANPSVNMGGALLLTSLAKARALGIAEHKLVYPLGGASAEEPRDYLLRDQFYESHPQNAVLTSAMNLAGGDGKTFDAIELYSCFPCVPKMARRTLGLSPDVQPTVTGGLTFFGAPLNTYMTHAACAMVRRVRDGAKVGLLYGQGGFVTKHHALVVAKTPPRKALAQETSVQAEADRNKRAVPEFVTEASGKGKVESFTVLYGRGGDVEHGVVMLRTEDDRRTLGRIPARDATTLAHLLNMDRTPVGSLGEITMAADGVPEWRVS, encoded by the coding sequence ATGACAGCTATTTCCCCCGACCGCATCCCCGTCATCGTCGGGATCGGCGAGATCGTCGACCGCCCCAAGGAGATCATCGAGGGCCTCGAGCCGCTCGACCTGCTCGAACAGGCGCTGCGACGTGCGGAACAAGACGCCGGCGCAAAGCTGCTCGGCGAGGTGCAGTCGCTCGACGTCGTCAACTTCCTGAGCTGGCGCTATCGCGATCCGGAAAAGCTTTTGGCGCAGCGCCTCGGCATCTCGCCGGCGCATTGCTATTACGGCCCGGTCGGAGGCGAGAGTCCGATCCGCTATATCCACGAGGCGGCCAAGCGCATTGCGCGCGGCGAGTGCACGGTCGCGGCGGTCTGCGGCGCGGAGGCGCAGTCGACTGCGACCAAGGCCGAGCGCGCCGGCGCGAAACTGCCGTGGACGCCGTTCGCCCATGACGTCGAGGAGCCCAAGCGTGGCGCGGCATTCCAGAAGCCGCTGGCGGTGAAGCTCGGTGTGTTCCGCCCCGTCACGGTCTATCCATTCTATGAAGCCGCATCATCCGCGCATTGGGGCCAAACGCCGCGTGAAGCGATGGCGGAATCGGGGACGCTGTGGTCGCGCTATTCGGAGGCCGCCGCGCAAAACCCCAATGCCTGGCTGAAGCGGCGTCACGCGCCGGAGGAGATCACGACGCCGACCGCGGACAACCGGCTGATCGCCTGGCCCTACAACAAGCTGATGGTCGCCAACCCCAGCGTCAACATGGGCGGCGCACTGCTGCTGACGAGCCTTGCCAAGGCGCGTGCACTCGGCATTGCGGAGCACAAGCTGGTTTATCCGCTCGGCGGTGCCTCGGCCGAGGAGCCGCGCGATTATCTCTTGCGCGACCAGTTCTACGAGAGCCATCCGCAGAACGCCGTGCTCACGAGCGCAATGAATCTTGCCGGCGGCGACGGCAAGACGTTCGACGCGATAGAGCTCTACAGCTGCTTCCCCTGCGTGCCCAAGATGGCGCGGCGGACGCTCGGCCTTTCCCCCGACGTGCAGCCGACCGTGACCGGCGGGCTCACCTTCTTCGGCGCGCCGCTCAACACCTACATGACCCATGCGGCCTGCGCGATGGTGCGGCGGGTGCGCGATGGCGCAAAAGTCGGCCTGCTCTACGGCCAGGGCGGATTCGTCACCAAGCATCACGCGCTGGTGGTGGCGAAGACGCCGCCGCGCAAAGCGCTGGCCCAGGAGACGAGCGTGCAAGCCGAAGCCGACCGCAATAAGCGCGCCGTGCCGGAGTTCGTCACGGAGGCCTCAGGCAAGGGCAAGGTCGAGAGCTTTACCGTGCTCTACGGCCGCGGCGGCGATGTCGAGCATGGCGTGGTGATGCTGCGGACGGAAGATGACCGGCGCACACTGGGACGGATTCCGGCGCGAGATGCGACGACCCTGGCGCATCTGCTGAACATGGACAGGACGCCGGTGGGATCGCTCGGCGAGATCACGATGGCCGCCGATGGCGTGCCGGAGTGGCGGGTGAGTTGA